A window of the Henckelia pumila isolate YLH828 chromosome 3, ASM3356847v2, whole genome shotgun sequence genome harbors these coding sequences:
- the LOC140892849 gene encoding putative glutamine amidotransferase GAT1_2.1 isoform X2: MLLESFEPIHGVLLCEGEDIDPSLYEAETLNLSSEELEEIRRIHVSDTAIDKEKDTIELRLAKLCLERNIPYLGICRGSQVLNVACGGTLYQDIDKELPKEVPEKQRVVHMDYDDYDGHRHPVTILENTPLQQWFRDSLDKDGRMEISVTSYHHQGVKRLAQRFVPMALAPDGLIEGFYDPDAYNPEEGKFIMGLQFHPERMRRPDSDEFDYPECPSAYKEFTKAVVAYQKKLNSVTSVPKSLKLDGEMEKRRKIIVRSFSLARNIYEGDHKTSSSKESELEAGAEFLESNTALSLQQETRLKQMGATVRNASSYLERLKLNEEKEKLARNVLGKMSVERLSDLMSFYHMMGEICFETLEKKILEAVRDP, from the exons ATGTTGCTCGAAAGCTTCGAGCCGATTCATGGCGTCCTCCTCTGTGAAGGAGAGGACATTGATCCATCTCTTTACGAAGCCGAAACCTTGAATTTGTCCTCTGAAGAATTGGAAGAAATTCGTAGGATACATGTTAGTGACACTGCCATTGATAAAGAAAAGGACACCATCGAATTGAGACTTGCAAAACTTTGCCTCGAAAGGAACATTCCTTATTTGGGGATTTGCAGAGGTTCACAAGTTCTGAATGTGGCTTGTGGGGGTACTCTTTATCAAGACATTGATAAAGAATTGCCCAAAGAGGTTCCTGAAAAGCAGAGAGTTGTGCATATGGATTATGATGATTATGATGGGCACCGGCATCCGGTTACGATTTTAGAGAACACGCCTTTGCAACAGTGGTTCCGCGATTCTTTGGACAAAGATGGGAGAATGGAGATTTCGGTCACTAGTTATCATCATCAAGGGGTCAAGAGATTGGCTCAAAGATTTGTTCCTATGGCATTGGCACCGGATGGCTTGATTGAAGGATTTTATGATCCGGATGCGTATAATCCAGAAGAGGGGAAATTCATAATGGGACTTCAGTTTCATCCCGAGAGAATGAGACGTCCGGATTCTGATGAGTTCGACTACCCCGAATGCCCTTCTGCTTATAAG GAGTTCACCAAGGCAGTTGTTGCCTATCAGAAAAAGCTGAATAGCGTGACAAGTGTGCCAAAGTCGCTGAAGCTGGACGGAGAAATGGAGAAGAGGAGAAAGATTATAGTCAGGAGTTTTTCTCTTGCGAGAAACATATATGAAGGTGATCATAAGACGAGTTCATCTAAAGAATCCGAACTTGAGGCTGGTGCTGAGTTTTTAGAG TCCAACACAGCTCTGAGTCTGCAGCAAGAGACTAGATTAAAGCAAATGGGAGCAACTGTGAGGAATGCATCTTCATACTTGGAGAGACTGAAACTGAATGAAGAGAAAGAGAAATTAGCACGAAATGTGTTGGGGAAAATGTCGGTAGAACGGCTATCGGATCTCATGTCGTTTTATCACATGATGGGGGAGATTTGCTTCGAAACTTTAGAGAAAAAAATTCTAGAAGCAGTCAGGGATCCCTAA
- the LOC140892849 gene encoding putative glutamine amidotransferase GAT1_2.1 isoform X1 translates to MATDLSTILPRVLIVSRRSVRKNKFVDFVGEYHLDLIVSYGAVPVIVPRVSGVHMLLESFEPIHGVLLCEGEDIDPSLYEAETLNLSSEELEEIRRIHVSDTAIDKEKDTIELRLAKLCLERNIPYLGICRGSQVLNVACGGTLYQDIDKELPKEVPEKQRVVHMDYDDYDGHRHPVTILENTPLQQWFRDSLDKDGRMEISVTSYHHQGVKRLAQRFVPMALAPDGLIEGFYDPDAYNPEEGKFIMGLQFHPERMRRPDSDEFDYPECPSAYKEFTKAVVAYQKKLNSVTSVPKSLKLDGEMEKRRKIIVRSFSLARNIYEGDHKTSSSKESELEAGAEFLESNTALSLQQETRLKQMGATVRNASSYLERLKLNEEKEKLARNVLGKMSVERLSDLMSFYHMMGEICFETLEKKILEAVRDP, encoded by the exons ATGGCCACTGATCTCTCAACAATATTGCCTCGTGTTCTTATTGTCTCCAGACGAAGCGTGCGCAAGAACAAGTTTGTGGATTTTGTGG GTGAATATCACCTTGATCTCATAGTAAGTTATGGGGCCGTACCGGTGATCGTTCCACGAGTATCTGGCGTGCATATGTTGCTCGAAAGCTTCGAGCCGATTCATGGCGTCCTCCTCTGTGAAGGAGAGGACATTGATCCATCTCTTTACGAAGCCGAAACCTTGAATTTGTCCTCTGAAGAATTGGAAGAAATTCGTAGGATACATGTTAGTGACACTGCCATTGATAAAGAAAAGGACACCATCGAATTGAGACTTGCAAAACTTTGCCTCGAAAGGAACATTCCTTATTTGGGGATTTGCAGAGGTTCACAAGTTCTGAATGTGGCTTGTGGGGGTACTCTTTATCAAGACATTGATAAAGAATTGCCCAAAGAGGTTCCTGAAAAGCAGAGAGTTGTGCATATGGATTATGATGATTATGATGGGCACCGGCATCCGGTTACGATTTTAGAGAACACGCCTTTGCAACAGTGGTTCCGCGATTCTTTGGACAAAGATGGGAGAATGGAGATTTCGGTCACTAGTTATCATCATCAAGGGGTCAAGAGATTGGCTCAAAGATTTGTTCCTATGGCATTGGCACCGGATGGCTTGATTGAAGGATTTTATGATCCGGATGCGTATAATCCAGAAGAGGGGAAATTCATAATGGGACTTCAGTTTCATCCCGAGAGAATGAGACGTCCGGATTCTGATGAGTTCGACTACCCCGAATGCCCTTCTGCTTATAAG GAGTTCACCAAGGCAGTTGTTGCCTATCAGAAAAAGCTGAATAGCGTGACAAGTGTGCCAAAGTCGCTGAAGCTGGACGGAGAAATGGAGAAGAGGAGAAAGATTATAGTCAGGAGTTTTTCTCTTGCGAGAAACATATATGAAGGTGATCATAAGACGAGTTCATCTAAAGAATCCGAACTTGAGGCTGGTGCTGAGTTTTTAGAG TCCAACACAGCTCTGAGTCTGCAGCAAGAGACTAGATTAAAGCAAATGGGAGCAACTGTGAGGAATGCATCTTCATACTTGGAGAGACTGAAACTGAATGAAGAGAAAGAGAAATTAGCACGAAATGTGTTGGGGAAAATGTCGGTAGAACGGCTATCGGATCTCATGTCGTTTTATCACATGATGGGGGAGATTTGCTTCGAAACTTTAGAGAAAAAAATTCTAGAAGCAGTCAGGGATCCCTAA